The following are from one region of the Betta splendens chromosome 15, fBetSpl5.4, whole genome shotgun sequence genome:
- the zbtb18 gene encoding zinc finger and BTB domain-containing protein 18 isoform X6, giving the protein MEFPDHSRHLLQCLSEQRHQGFLCDSTVLVGDVQFRAHRAVLASCSMYFHLFYKDQLDKRDVVHLNSDIVTAPAFSLLLEFMYEGKLQFQDLPVEDVLAAASYLHMYDIVKVCKKRLKQKATAEADSTRREDDGGSSCSDKADSLSDGSTGRPATADLLHSDEEEEGKAEGGPLWLRLPSADRPGTPAIATTSPVHGEVETQTGEGLREGGKLLSPAGSPTSSTGSLSQRSHHSVSSRGRHRGRRVSNDAADCVLDLSVKPIAGSNHSNHHQSFFSGAATPDSLQSPLAVRVKVERGVASDEEEELGGGDYDMEHSGITKATVPSVNGGLTHHSVGGPLSAQRRLGLEAHLSALREASLASEMEREEKPPTAADDEDMLGGESERAQAEVAGMDSSLLPYVSNMLSAQHTQIFMCPLCNKVFPSPHILQLHLSSHFREQEGIRSKPAGDVNVPTCTICSKTFSCMYTLKRHERTHSGEKPYTCTTCGKSFQYSHNLSRHAVVHTREKPHACKWCERRFTQSGDLYRHIRKFHCELVNSLSVKSEPLALPNVRDWAIEDSSQELWK; this is encoded by the coding sequence ATGGAGTTCCCAGACCACAGCAGACATTTACTCCAGTGTCTGAGTGAACAGCGGCACCAAGGCTTCCTGTGTGACTCTACGGTGCTGGTGGGCGATGTCCAGTTTCGTGCCCACCGCGCTGTCCTGGCTTCCTGCAGCATGTATTTTCACCTCTTCTACAAGGACCAGCTGGACAAGAGAGACGTGGTGCACCTCAACAGCGACATTGTCACGGCTCCGGCCTTTTCCCTGCTCCTGGAGTTCATGTACGAGGGCAAGCTGCAGTTCCAGGACCTTCCCGTAGAGGATGTGCTGGCAGCGGCCAGCTACCTGCACATGTATGACATTGTGAAGGTGTGTAAGAAGCGCTTGAAGCAGAAGGCCACGGCAGAGGCAGACAGCACTCGCAGGGAGGATGATGGCGGTTCCAGCTGCTCCGACAAGGCTGACAGTCTGTCAGACGGTTCTACGGGCCGGCCGGCTACTGCTGACCTGCTGCACagcgatgaagaggaggaggggaaggcagagggaggaccaCTGTGGCTGAGGCTGCCCTCTGCAGACAGACCGGGGACTCCGGCCATCGCCACCACCAGCCCCGTGCACGGTGAGGTGGAGACGCAGACTGGGGAAGGGctcagggaaggagggaagctGCTCTCCCCAGCCGGCAGCCCCACCAGCTCCACCGGATCGCTCTCCCAGAGGTCCCACCACTCCGTGAGCTCCCGCGGACGGCACAGAGGCAGAAGGGTGTCAAACGACGCCGCCGACTGCGTCCTGGACCTGTCGGTCAAGCCCATCGCAGGCAGCAACCACAGCAATCACCACCAGTCCTTCTTCAGCGGGGCGGCGACACCGGACAGCCTCCAAAGCCCGCTGGCCGTGAGGGTGAAGGTAGAGAGGGGCGTGGCttcagatgaggaagaggagctgggaGGCGGCGATTACGACATGGAGCACAGCGGCATCACCAAGGCCACGGTGCCCAGCGTCAACGGGGGCCTCACCCACCACAGCGTCGGGGGGCCTCTGTCGGCCCAGAGGCGGCTCGGCCTCGAGGCGCACCTGTCGGCCCTGCGAGAGGCCTCTCTGGCCTCGGAGatggagcgggaggagaagcCTCCGACCGCGGCAGACGACGAGGACATGTTGGGGGGCGAGAGCGAGCGCGCCCAGGCGGAGGTGGCCGGCATGGATAGCTCCCTCCTGCCCTACGTCTCCAACATGCTGTCAGCGCAACACACCCAGATCTTCATGTGCCCGCTGTGCAACAAGGTTTTCCCGTCCCCACAcatcctccagctgcatctCAGCTCCCACttcagggagcaggagggcaTCCGCTCCAAGCCCGCCGGAGACGTCAACGTGCCCACCTGCACTATCTGCAGCAAGACCTTCTCCTGCATGTACACGCTGAAGCGCCACGAGCGGACACACTCCGGGGAGAAACCCTACACCTGCACCACCTGCGGCAAGAGCTTCCAGTACTCACACAACCTCAGCCGACACGCGGTGGTGCACACGCGCGAGAAGCCGCACGCCTGCAAGTGGTGCGAGCGGCGCTTCACGCAGTCCGGGGACCTGTACCGACACATCCGCAAGTTCCATTGCGAACTGGTCAACTCGCTGTCGGTGAAGAGCGAGCCGCTGGCGCTGCCCAATGTCAGGGATTGGGCAATCGAGGACAGCTCCCAGGAACTGTGGAAGTAG
- the zbtb18 gene encoding zinc finger and BTB domain-containing protein 18 isoform X5: protein MLGYEDGRMEFPDHSRHLLQCLSEQRHQGFLCDSTVLVGDVQFRAHRAVLASCSMYFHLFYKDQLDKRDVVHLNSDIVTAPAFSLLLEFMYEGKLQFQDLPVEDVLAAASYLHMYDIVKVCKKRLKQKATAEADSTRREDDGGSSCSDKADSLSDGSTGRPATADLLHSDEEEEGKAEGGPLWLRLPSADRPGTPAIATTSPVHGEVETQTGEGLREGGKLLSPAGSPTSSTGSLSQRSHHSVSSRGRHRGRRVSNDAADCVLDLSVKPIAGSNHSNHHQSFFSGAATPDSLQSPLAVRVKVERGVASDEEEELGGGDYDMEHSGITKATVPSVNGGLTHHSVGGPLSAQRRLGLEAHLSALREASLASEMEREEKPPTAADDEDMLGGESERAQAEVAGMDSSLLPYVSNMLSAQHTQIFMCPLCNKVFPSPHILQLHLSSHFREQEGIRSKPAGDVNVPTCTICSKTFSCMYTLKRHERTHSGEKPYTCTTCGKSFQYSHNLSRHAVVHTREKPHACKWCERRFTQSGDLYRHIRKFHCELVNSLSVKSEPLALPNVRDWAIEDSSQELWK from the exons ATGCTTG gttaTGAGGACGGCAGGATGGAGTTCCCAGACCACAGCAGACATTTACTCCAGTGTCTGAGTGAACAGCGGCACCAAGGCTTCCTGTGTGACTCTACGGTGCTGGTGGGCGATGTCCAGTTTCGTGCCCACCGCGCTGTCCTGGCTTCCTGCAGCATGTATTTTCACCTCTTCTACAAGGACCAGCTGGACAAGAGAGACGTGGTGCACCTCAACAGCGACATTGTCACGGCTCCGGCCTTTTCCCTGCTCCTGGAGTTCATGTACGAGGGCAAGCTGCAGTTCCAGGACCTTCCCGTAGAGGATGTGCTGGCAGCGGCCAGCTACCTGCACATGTATGACATTGTGAAGGTGTGTAAGAAGCGCTTGAAGCAGAAGGCCACGGCAGAGGCAGACAGCACTCGCAGGGAGGATGATGGCGGTTCCAGCTGCTCCGACAAGGCTGACAGTCTGTCAGACGGTTCTACGGGCCGGCCGGCTACTGCTGACCTGCTGCACagcgatgaagaggaggaggggaaggcagagggaggaccaCTGTGGCTGAGGCTGCCCTCTGCAGACAGACCGGGGACTCCGGCCATCGCCACCACCAGCCCCGTGCACGGTGAGGTGGAGACGCAGACTGGGGAAGGGctcagggaaggagggaagctGCTCTCCCCAGCCGGCAGCCCCACCAGCTCCACCGGATCGCTCTCCCAGAGGTCCCACCACTCCGTGAGCTCCCGCGGACGGCACAGAGGCAGAAGGGTGTCAAACGACGCCGCCGACTGCGTCCTGGACCTGTCGGTCAAGCCCATCGCAGGCAGCAACCACAGCAATCACCACCAGTCCTTCTTCAGCGGGGCGGCGACACCGGACAGCCTCCAAAGCCCGCTGGCCGTGAGGGTGAAGGTAGAGAGGGGCGTGGCttcagatgaggaagaggagctgggaGGCGGCGATTACGACATGGAGCACAGCGGCATCACCAAGGCCACGGTGCCCAGCGTCAACGGGGGCCTCACCCACCACAGCGTCGGGGGGCCTCTGTCGGCCCAGAGGCGGCTCGGCCTCGAGGCGCACCTGTCGGCCCTGCGAGAGGCCTCTCTGGCCTCGGAGatggagcgggaggagaagcCTCCGACCGCGGCAGACGACGAGGACATGTTGGGGGGCGAGAGCGAGCGCGCCCAGGCGGAGGTGGCCGGCATGGATAGCTCCCTCCTGCCCTACGTCTCCAACATGCTGTCAGCGCAACACACCCAGATCTTCATGTGCCCGCTGTGCAACAAGGTTTTCCCGTCCCCACAcatcctccagctgcatctCAGCTCCCACttcagggagcaggagggcaTCCGCTCCAAGCCCGCCGGAGACGTCAACGTGCCCACCTGCACTATCTGCAGCAAGACCTTCTCCTGCATGTACACGCTGAAGCGCCACGAGCGGACACACTCCGGGGAGAAACCCTACACCTGCACCACCTGCGGCAAGAGCTTCCAGTACTCACACAACCTCAGCCGACACGCGGTGGTGCACACGCGCGAGAAGCCGCACGCCTGCAAGTGGTGCGAGCGGCGCTTCACGCAGTCCGGGGACCTGTACCGACACATCCGCAAGTTCCATTGCGAACTGGTCAACTCGCTGTCGGTGAAGAGCGAGCCGCTGGCGCTGCCCAATGTCAGGGATTGGGCAATCGAGGACAGCTCCCAGGAACTGTGGAAGTAG
- the zbtb18 gene encoding zinc finger and BTB domain-containing protein 18 isoform X1 — protein sequence MCEAFDDETGRNAALQRASEKEKQQEGKREREIHSFSQPAREPSYSATVELIKLMHTAAGYEDGRMEFPDHSRHLLQCLSEQRHQGFLCDSTVLVGDVQFRAHRAVLASCSMYFHLFYKDQLDKRDVVHLNSDIVTAPAFSLLLEFMYEGKLQFQDLPVEDVLAAASYLHMYDIVKVCKKRLKQKATAEADSTRREDDGGSSCSDKADSLSDGSTGRPATADLLHSDEEEEGKAEGGPLWLRLPSADRPGTPAIATTSPVHGEVETQTGEGLREGGKLLSPAGSPTSSTGSLSQRSHHSVSSRGRHRGRRVSNDAADCVLDLSVKPIAGSNHSNHHQSFFSGAATPDSLQSPLAVRVKVERGVASDEEEELGGGDYDMEHSGITKATVPSVNGGLTHHSVGGPLSAQRRLGLEAHLSALREASLASEMEREEKPPTAADDEDMLGGESERAQAEVAGMDSSLLPYVSNMLSAQHTQIFMCPLCNKVFPSPHILQLHLSSHFREQEGIRSKPAGDVNVPTCTICSKTFSCMYTLKRHERTHSGEKPYTCTTCGKSFQYSHNLSRHAVVHTREKPHACKWCERRFTQSGDLYRHIRKFHCELVNSLSVKSEPLALPNVRDWAIEDSSQELWK from the exons ATGTGCGAGGCGTTTGACGACGAAACTGGACGTAACGCCGCTCTCC agagagcgagcgagaaagagaaacagcaagaaggaaagagagagagagagatacacaGCTTTTCCCAGCCAGCCAGAGAGCCCAGCTATTCTGCTACAGTGGAGTTAATCAAGTTGATGCATACTGCTGCAG gttaTGAGGACGGCAGGATGGAGTTCCCAGACCACAGCAGACATTTACTCCAGTGTCTGAGTGAACAGCGGCACCAAGGCTTCCTGTGTGACTCTACGGTGCTGGTGGGCGATGTCCAGTTTCGTGCCCACCGCGCTGTCCTGGCTTCCTGCAGCATGTATTTTCACCTCTTCTACAAGGACCAGCTGGACAAGAGAGACGTGGTGCACCTCAACAGCGACATTGTCACGGCTCCGGCCTTTTCCCTGCTCCTGGAGTTCATGTACGAGGGCAAGCTGCAGTTCCAGGACCTTCCCGTAGAGGATGTGCTGGCAGCGGCCAGCTACCTGCACATGTATGACATTGTGAAGGTGTGTAAGAAGCGCTTGAAGCAGAAGGCCACGGCAGAGGCAGACAGCACTCGCAGGGAGGATGATGGCGGTTCCAGCTGCTCCGACAAGGCTGACAGTCTGTCAGACGGTTCTACGGGCCGGCCGGCTACTGCTGACCTGCTGCACagcgatgaagaggaggaggggaaggcagagggaggaccaCTGTGGCTGAGGCTGCCCTCTGCAGACAGACCGGGGACTCCGGCCATCGCCACCACCAGCCCCGTGCACGGTGAGGTGGAGACGCAGACTGGGGAAGGGctcagggaaggagggaagctGCTCTCCCCAGCCGGCAGCCCCACCAGCTCCACCGGATCGCTCTCCCAGAGGTCCCACCACTCCGTGAGCTCCCGCGGACGGCACAGAGGCAGAAGGGTGTCAAACGACGCCGCCGACTGCGTCCTGGACCTGTCGGTCAAGCCCATCGCAGGCAGCAACCACAGCAATCACCACCAGTCCTTCTTCAGCGGGGCGGCGACACCGGACAGCCTCCAAAGCCCGCTGGCCGTGAGGGTGAAGGTAGAGAGGGGCGTGGCttcagatgaggaagaggagctgggaGGCGGCGATTACGACATGGAGCACAGCGGCATCACCAAGGCCACGGTGCCCAGCGTCAACGGGGGCCTCACCCACCACAGCGTCGGGGGGCCTCTGTCGGCCCAGAGGCGGCTCGGCCTCGAGGCGCACCTGTCGGCCCTGCGAGAGGCCTCTCTGGCCTCGGAGatggagcgggaggagaagcCTCCGACCGCGGCAGACGACGAGGACATGTTGGGGGGCGAGAGCGAGCGCGCCCAGGCGGAGGTGGCCGGCATGGATAGCTCCCTCCTGCCCTACGTCTCCAACATGCTGTCAGCGCAACACACCCAGATCTTCATGTGCCCGCTGTGCAACAAGGTTTTCCCGTCCCCACAcatcctccagctgcatctCAGCTCCCACttcagggagcaggagggcaTCCGCTCCAAGCCCGCCGGAGACGTCAACGTGCCCACCTGCACTATCTGCAGCAAGACCTTCTCCTGCATGTACACGCTGAAGCGCCACGAGCGGACACACTCCGGGGAGAAACCCTACACCTGCACCACCTGCGGCAAGAGCTTCCAGTACTCACACAACCTCAGCCGACACGCGGTGGTGCACACGCGCGAGAAGCCGCACGCCTGCAAGTGGTGCGAGCGGCGCTTCACGCAGTCCGGGGACCTGTACCGACACATCCGCAAGTTCCATTGCGAACTGGTCAACTCGCTGTCGGTGAAGAGCGAGCCGCTGGCGCTGCCCAATGTCAGGGATTGGGCAATCGAGGACAGCTCCCAGGAACTGTGGAAGTAG
- the zbtb18 gene encoding zinc finger and BTB domain-containing protein 18 isoform X3 gives MYFLRQDKLTWLTGYEDGRMEFPDHSRHLLQCLSEQRHQGFLCDSTVLVGDVQFRAHRAVLASCSMYFHLFYKDQLDKRDVVHLNSDIVTAPAFSLLLEFMYEGKLQFQDLPVEDVLAAASYLHMYDIVKVCKKRLKQKATAEADSTRREDDGGSSCSDKADSLSDGSTGRPATADLLHSDEEEEGKAEGGPLWLRLPSADRPGTPAIATTSPVHGEVETQTGEGLREGGKLLSPAGSPTSSTGSLSQRSHHSVSSRGRHRGRRVSNDAADCVLDLSVKPIAGSNHSNHHQSFFSGAATPDSLQSPLAVRVKVERGVASDEEEELGGGDYDMEHSGITKATVPSVNGGLTHHSVGGPLSAQRRLGLEAHLSALREASLASEMEREEKPPTAADDEDMLGGESERAQAEVAGMDSSLLPYVSNMLSAQHTQIFMCPLCNKVFPSPHILQLHLSSHFREQEGIRSKPAGDVNVPTCTICSKTFSCMYTLKRHERTHSGEKPYTCTTCGKSFQYSHNLSRHAVVHTREKPHACKWCERRFTQSGDLYRHIRKFHCELVNSLSVKSEPLALPNVRDWAIEDSSQELWK, from the exons ATGTATTTTCTCAGGCAGGACAAATTGACTTGGTTAACAG gttaTGAGGACGGCAGGATGGAGTTCCCAGACCACAGCAGACATTTACTCCAGTGTCTGAGTGAACAGCGGCACCAAGGCTTCCTGTGTGACTCTACGGTGCTGGTGGGCGATGTCCAGTTTCGTGCCCACCGCGCTGTCCTGGCTTCCTGCAGCATGTATTTTCACCTCTTCTACAAGGACCAGCTGGACAAGAGAGACGTGGTGCACCTCAACAGCGACATTGTCACGGCTCCGGCCTTTTCCCTGCTCCTGGAGTTCATGTACGAGGGCAAGCTGCAGTTCCAGGACCTTCCCGTAGAGGATGTGCTGGCAGCGGCCAGCTACCTGCACATGTATGACATTGTGAAGGTGTGTAAGAAGCGCTTGAAGCAGAAGGCCACGGCAGAGGCAGACAGCACTCGCAGGGAGGATGATGGCGGTTCCAGCTGCTCCGACAAGGCTGACAGTCTGTCAGACGGTTCTACGGGCCGGCCGGCTACTGCTGACCTGCTGCACagcgatgaagaggaggaggggaaggcagagggaggaccaCTGTGGCTGAGGCTGCCCTCTGCAGACAGACCGGGGACTCCGGCCATCGCCACCACCAGCCCCGTGCACGGTGAGGTGGAGACGCAGACTGGGGAAGGGctcagggaaggagggaagctGCTCTCCCCAGCCGGCAGCCCCACCAGCTCCACCGGATCGCTCTCCCAGAGGTCCCACCACTCCGTGAGCTCCCGCGGACGGCACAGAGGCAGAAGGGTGTCAAACGACGCCGCCGACTGCGTCCTGGACCTGTCGGTCAAGCCCATCGCAGGCAGCAACCACAGCAATCACCACCAGTCCTTCTTCAGCGGGGCGGCGACACCGGACAGCCTCCAAAGCCCGCTGGCCGTGAGGGTGAAGGTAGAGAGGGGCGTGGCttcagatgaggaagaggagctgggaGGCGGCGATTACGACATGGAGCACAGCGGCATCACCAAGGCCACGGTGCCCAGCGTCAACGGGGGCCTCACCCACCACAGCGTCGGGGGGCCTCTGTCGGCCCAGAGGCGGCTCGGCCTCGAGGCGCACCTGTCGGCCCTGCGAGAGGCCTCTCTGGCCTCGGAGatggagcgggaggagaagcCTCCGACCGCGGCAGACGACGAGGACATGTTGGGGGGCGAGAGCGAGCGCGCCCAGGCGGAGGTGGCCGGCATGGATAGCTCCCTCCTGCCCTACGTCTCCAACATGCTGTCAGCGCAACACACCCAGATCTTCATGTGCCCGCTGTGCAACAAGGTTTTCCCGTCCCCACAcatcctccagctgcatctCAGCTCCCACttcagggagcaggagggcaTCCGCTCCAAGCCCGCCGGAGACGTCAACGTGCCCACCTGCACTATCTGCAGCAAGACCTTCTCCTGCATGTACACGCTGAAGCGCCACGAGCGGACACACTCCGGGGAGAAACCCTACACCTGCACCACCTGCGGCAAGAGCTTCCAGTACTCACACAACCTCAGCCGACACGCGGTGGTGCACACGCGCGAGAAGCCGCACGCCTGCAAGTGGTGCGAGCGGCGCTTCACGCAGTCCGGGGACCTGTACCGACACATCCGCAAGTTCCATTGCGAACTGGTCAACTCGCTGTCGGTGAAGAGCGAGCCGCTGGCGCTGCCCAATGTCAGGGATTGGGCAATCGAGGACAGCTCCCAGGAACTGTGGAAGTAG
- the zbtb18 gene encoding zinc finger and BTB domain-containing protein 18 isoform X2 → MCEAFDDETGRNAALRYEDGRMEFPDHSRHLLQCLSEQRHQGFLCDSTVLVGDVQFRAHRAVLASCSMYFHLFYKDQLDKRDVVHLNSDIVTAPAFSLLLEFMYEGKLQFQDLPVEDVLAAASYLHMYDIVKVCKKRLKQKATAEADSTRREDDGGSSCSDKADSLSDGSTGRPATADLLHSDEEEEGKAEGGPLWLRLPSADRPGTPAIATTSPVHGEVETQTGEGLREGGKLLSPAGSPTSSTGSLSQRSHHSVSSRGRHRGRRVSNDAADCVLDLSVKPIAGSNHSNHHQSFFSGAATPDSLQSPLAVRVKVERGVASDEEEELGGGDYDMEHSGITKATVPSVNGGLTHHSVGGPLSAQRRLGLEAHLSALREASLASEMEREEKPPTAADDEDMLGGESERAQAEVAGMDSSLLPYVSNMLSAQHTQIFMCPLCNKVFPSPHILQLHLSSHFREQEGIRSKPAGDVNVPTCTICSKTFSCMYTLKRHERTHSGEKPYTCTTCGKSFQYSHNLSRHAVVHTREKPHACKWCERRFTQSGDLYRHIRKFHCELVNSLSVKSEPLALPNVRDWAIEDSSQELWK, encoded by the exons ATGTGCGAGGCGTTTGACGACGAAACTGGACGTAACGCCGCTCTCC gttaTGAGGACGGCAGGATGGAGTTCCCAGACCACAGCAGACATTTACTCCAGTGTCTGAGTGAACAGCGGCACCAAGGCTTCCTGTGTGACTCTACGGTGCTGGTGGGCGATGTCCAGTTTCGTGCCCACCGCGCTGTCCTGGCTTCCTGCAGCATGTATTTTCACCTCTTCTACAAGGACCAGCTGGACAAGAGAGACGTGGTGCACCTCAACAGCGACATTGTCACGGCTCCGGCCTTTTCCCTGCTCCTGGAGTTCATGTACGAGGGCAAGCTGCAGTTCCAGGACCTTCCCGTAGAGGATGTGCTGGCAGCGGCCAGCTACCTGCACATGTATGACATTGTGAAGGTGTGTAAGAAGCGCTTGAAGCAGAAGGCCACGGCAGAGGCAGACAGCACTCGCAGGGAGGATGATGGCGGTTCCAGCTGCTCCGACAAGGCTGACAGTCTGTCAGACGGTTCTACGGGCCGGCCGGCTACTGCTGACCTGCTGCACagcgatgaagaggaggaggggaaggcagagggaggaccaCTGTGGCTGAGGCTGCCCTCTGCAGACAGACCGGGGACTCCGGCCATCGCCACCACCAGCCCCGTGCACGGTGAGGTGGAGACGCAGACTGGGGAAGGGctcagggaaggagggaagctGCTCTCCCCAGCCGGCAGCCCCACCAGCTCCACCGGATCGCTCTCCCAGAGGTCCCACCACTCCGTGAGCTCCCGCGGACGGCACAGAGGCAGAAGGGTGTCAAACGACGCCGCCGACTGCGTCCTGGACCTGTCGGTCAAGCCCATCGCAGGCAGCAACCACAGCAATCACCACCAGTCCTTCTTCAGCGGGGCGGCGACACCGGACAGCCTCCAAAGCCCGCTGGCCGTGAGGGTGAAGGTAGAGAGGGGCGTGGCttcagatgaggaagaggagctgggaGGCGGCGATTACGACATGGAGCACAGCGGCATCACCAAGGCCACGGTGCCCAGCGTCAACGGGGGCCTCACCCACCACAGCGTCGGGGGGCCTCTGTCGGCCCAGAGGCGGCTCGGCCTCGAGGCGCACCTGTCGGCCCTGCGAGAGGCCTCTCTGGCCTCGGAGatggagcgggaggagaagcCTCCGACCGCGGCAGACGACGAGGACATGTTGGGGGGCGAGAGCGAGCGCGCCCAGGCGGAGGTGGCCGGCATGGATAGCTCCCTCCTGCCCTACGTCTCCAACATGCTGTCAGCGCAACACACCCAGATCTTCATGTGCCCGCTGTGCAACAAGGTTTTCCCGTCCCCACAcatcctccagctgcatctCAGCTCCCACttcagggagcaggagggcaTCCGCTCCAAGCCCGCCGGAGACGTCAACGTGCCCACCTGCACTATCTGCAGCAAGACCTTCTCCTGCATGTACACGCTGAAGCGCCACGAGCGGACACACTCCGGGGAGAAACCCTACACCTGCACCACCTGCGGCAAGAGCTTCCAGTACTCACACAACCTCAGCCGACACGCGGTGGTGCACACGCGCGAGAAGCCGCACGCCTGCAAGTGGTGCGAGCGGCGCTTCACGCAGTCCGGGGACCTGTACCGACACATCCGCAAGTTCCATTGCGAACTGGTCAACTCGCTGTCGGTGAAGAGCGAGCCGCTGGCGCTGCCCAATGTCAGGGATTGGGCAATCGAGGACAGCTCCCAGGAACTGTGGAAGTAG
- the zbtb18 gene encoding zinc finger and BTB domain-containing protein 18 isoform X4, translating into MHTAAGYEDGRMEFPDHSRHLLQCLSEQRHQGFLCDSTVLVGDVQFRAHRAVLASCSMYFHLFYKDQLDKRDVVHLNSDIVTAPAFSLLLEFMYEGKLQFQDLPVEDVLAAASYLHMYDIVKVCKKRLKQKATAEADSTRREDDGGSSCSDKADSLSDGSTGRPATADLLHSDEEEEGKAEGGPLWLRLPSADRPGTPAIATTSPVHGEVETQTGEGLREGGKLLSPAGSPTSSTGSLSQRSHHSVSSRGRHRGRRVSNDAADCVLDLSVKPIAGSNHSNHHQSFFSGAATPDSLQSPLAVRVKVERGVASDEEEELGGGDYDMEHSGITKATVPSVNGGLTHHSVGGPLSAQRRLGLEAHLSALREASLASEMEREEKPPTAADDEDMLGGESERAQAEVAGMDSSLLPYVSNMLSAQHTQIFMCPLCNKVFPSPHILQLHLSSHFREQEGIRSKPAGDVNVPTCTICSKTFSCMYTLKRHERTHSGEKPYTCTTCGKSFQYSHNLSRHAVVHTREKPHACKWCERRFTQSGDLYRHIRKFHCELVNSLSVKSEPLALPNVRDWAIEDSSQELWK; encoded by the exons ATGCATACTGCTGCAG gttaTGAGGACGGCAGGATGGAGTTCCCAGACCACAGCAGACATTTACTCCAGTGTCTGAGTGAACAGCGGCACCAAGGCTTCCTGTGTGACTCTACGGTGCTGGTGGGCGATGTCCAGTTTCGTGCCCACCGCGCTGTCCTGGCTTCCTGCAGCATGTATTTTCACCTCTTCTACAAGGACCAGCTGGACAAGAGAGACGTGGTGCACCTCAACAGCGACATTGTCACGGCTCCGGCCTTTTCCCTGCTCCTGGAGTTCATGTACGAGGGCAAGCTGCAGTTCCAGGACCTTCCCGTAGAGGATGTGCTGGCAGCGGCCAGCTACCTGCACATGTATGACATTGTGAAGGTGTGTAAGAAGCGCTTGAAGCAGAAGGCCACGGCAGAGGCAGACAGCACTCGCAGGGAGGATGATGGCGGTTCCAGCTGCTCCGACAAGGCTGACAGTCTGTCAGACGGTTCTACGGGCCGGCCGGCTACTGCTGACCTGCTGCACagcgatgaagaggaggaggggaaggcagagggaggaccaCTGTGGCTGAGGCTGCCCTCTGCAGACAGACCGGGGACTCCGGCCATCGCCACCACCAGCCCCGTGCACGGTGAGGTGGAGACGCAGACTGGGGAAGGGctcagggaaggagggaagctGCTCTCCCCAGCCGGCAGCCCCACCAGCTCCACCGGATCGCTCTCCCAGAGGTCCCACCACTCCGTGAGCTCCCGCGGACGGCACAGAGGCAGAAGGGTGTCAAACGACGCCGCCGACTGCGTCCTGGACCTGTCGGTCAAGCCCATCGCAGGCAGCAACCACAGCAATCACCACCAGTCCTTCTTCAGCGGGGCGGCGACACCGGACAGCCTCCAAAGCCCGCTGGCCGTGAGGGTGAAGGTAGAGAGGGGCGTGGCttcagatgaggaagaggagctgggaGGCGGCGATTACGACATGGAGCACAGCGGCATCACCAAGGCCACGGTGCCCAGCGTCAACGGGGGCCTCACCCACCACAGCGTCGGGGGGCCTCTGTCGGCCCAGAGGCGGCTCGGCCTCGAGGCGCACCTGTCGGCCCTGCGAGAGGCCTCTCTGGCCTCGGAGatggagcgggaggagaagcCTCCGACCGCGGCAGACGACGAGGACATGTTGGGGGGCGAGAGCGAGCGCGCCCAGGCGGAGGTGGCCGGCATGGATAGCTCCCTCCTGCCCTACGTCTCCAACATGCTGTCAGCGCAACACACCCAGATCTTCATGTGCCCGCTGTGCAACAAGGTTTTCCCGTCCCCACAcatcctccagctgcatctCAGCTCCCACttcagggagcaggagggcaTCCGCTCCAAGCCCGCCGGAGACGTCAACGTGCCCACCTGCACTATCTGCAGCAAGACCTTCTCCTGCATGTACACGCTGAAGCGCCACGAGCGGACACACTCCGGGGAGAAACCCTACACCTGCACCACCTGCGGCAAGAGCTTCCAGTACTCACACAACCTCAGCCGACACGCGGTGGTGCACACGCGCGAGAAGCCGCACGCCTGCAAGTGGTGCGAGCGGCGCTTCACGCAGTCCGGGGACCTGTACCGACACATCCGCAAGTTCCATTGCGAACTGGTCAACTCGCTGTCGGTGAAGAGCGAGCCGCTGGCGCTGCCCAATGTCAGGGATTGGGCAATCGAGGACAGCTCCCAGGAACTGTGGAAGTAG